One region of Constrictibacter sp. MBR-5 genomic DNA includes:
- a CDS encoding peptidase domain-containing ABC transporter, with the protein MSEAPAPAPGSAPISGDTGLHCLALVARHHGLDVSVHRLVHDYAIGEEAVDDTMLVRMARDLGLKARARSVGWNELTELGQAYPAMARLTNGNWILVAGIGRIIAAEADGDAQGEGVVRVLDPLAVRPELMDVTEARFRERWSGDILLLKRSYRLADPDQPFGFRWFVPEILRQRRLFADVAVAAVLLYALGLVTPIFFQLVIDKVLVHESYQTLYVLTAGVLVALAFDAAFSFLRRYLLLFASNRIDIRVATRTFGHLLSLPISLFERASAGVLVKHMQQTGRIREFLTGRLFLTLLDGLSLFVFIPVLLMYSVELTCVVLAFTALVGGIVALLVGPFRRRLANLYEAEAERQALLVETVHGIRTVKSLAMEPRQRRLWDDRSAQTVAVRARVETVSTTAQSLTGMVEKMMMVAIIGFGAMAVFDGSMTIGALVAFNMLANRVSGPLVQIVTMVHEYQDVALSVRMLGQLMNQRPEQAVQGAGLRPDLGGALEFEGVTFRYGADGRPALDDISFKIPAGSLFGVVGKSGSGKTTITRLIQGLYPIQQGLLRLDGFDIREIDLVHLRNSIGVVLQDSFLFRGTVRDNILAGKPNATPDEVARAAEMAGATEFIERLPRGFETVLEENAENLSGGQKQRLAIARALVADPRILIFDEATSALDPESEALVRDNLRRISSGRTVVIVSHRLSTLVDANAILVIDRGRVADLGRHDQLLSRNPVYRQLWTQQTRHAA; encoded by the coding sequence ATGAGCGAGGCACCGGCACCGGCACCCGGTTCAGCTCCCATCTCCGGCGATACGGGGCTCCACTGCCTCGCACTCGTCGCGCGGCATCACGGGCTCGACGTCAGCGTCCACCGCCTCGTGCACGACTATGCGATCGGCGAGGAGGCCGTGGACGACACCATGCTGGTGCGCATGGCCCGGGACCTCGGCCTGAAGGCGCGGGCCCGCAGCGTCGGCTGGAACGAGCTGACCGAACTCGGCCAGGCCTATCCGGCGATGGCGCGCCTTACGAACGGCAACTGGATCCTCGTCGCCGGCATCGGAAGGATCATCGCGGCGGAAGCAGACGGCGACGCGCAGGGCGAGGGGGTCGTCCGCGTGCTGGATCCGCTGGCGGTGCGTCCGGAGTTGATGGACGTCACAGAGGCCCGCTTCCGGGAACGGTGGAGCGGCGACATCCTGCTGCTGAAGCGCAGCTACCGGCTGGCGGATCCCGATCAGCCCTTCGGATTCCGCTGGTTCGTTCCGGAGATCCTCCGGCAGCGCCGGCTGTTCGCGGATGTCGCCGTCGCAGCCGTCCTTCTGTACGCGCTGGGTCTGGTCACGCCGATCTTCTTCCAGCTGGTGATCGACAAGGTCCTGGTGCACGAGAGCTACCAGACCCTCTACGTGCTGACAGCAGGCGTGCTGGTCGCGCTGGCCTTCGACGCCGCGTTCTCCTTCCTGCGCCGCTATCTGCTGCTGTTCGCGTCCAATCGCATCGACATCCGTGTGGCGACGCGCACATTCGGCCACCTTCTCAGCCTGCCGATCAGCCTCTTCGAGCGCGCCTCGGCGGGCGTGCTCGTCAAACACATGCAGCAGACCGGGCGGATACGCGAGTTTCTGACCGGCCGCCTGTTCCTGACGCTGCTCGACGGCCTCTCGCTGTTCGTCTTCATTCCCGTCCTCCTGATGTACAGCGTCGAGCTGACCTGCGTGGTGCTGGCCTTCACGGCGCTGGTGGGCGGTATCGTGGCGCTGCTGGTCGGGCCGTTCCGGCGGCGGCTGGCGAACCTGTACGAGGCGGAGGCCGAGCGTCAGGCGCTTCTCGTGGAAACGGTCCACGGGATCCGGACGGTGAAATCGCTCGCGATGGAGCCGCGGCAGCGGCGGCTGTGGGACGATCGCTCGGCGCAGACCGTGGCGGTCCGGGCGCGGGTGGAGACGGTGTCGACCACCGCCCAGTCCCTCACCGGGATGGTCGAGAAGATGATGATGGTGGCCATCATCGGCTTCGGCGCGATGGCGGTCTTCGACGGTTCGATGACGATCGGTGCGCTGGTCGCGTTCAACATGCTGGCCAACCGGGTCTCCGGGCCGCTGGTGCAGATCGTCACCATGGTTCACGAGTATCAGGACGTCGCGCTCTCGGTGCGCATGCTGGGCCAGCTGATGAACCAGCGCCCCGAGCAGGCGGTGCAGGGGGCGGGCCTCCGCCCCGACCTCGGCGGAGCGCTGGAGTTCGAAGGCGTCACGTTCCGCTATGGCGCGGACGGACGGCCGGCGCTGGACGATATCTCCTTCAAGATCCCCGCCGGCAGCCTGTTCGGCGTCGTGGGCAAGAGCGGGTCCGGAAAGACCACGATCACGCGACTGATCCAGGGTCTCTACCCGATCCAGCAGGGGCTGCTCCGTCTGGACGGCTTCGACATTCGCGAGATCGACCTGGTGCATCTGCGGAACAGCATCGGCGTGGTGCTGCAGGACAGCTTTCTCTTCCGGGGCACGGTGCGGGACAACATCCTCGCCGGAAAGCCGAACGCTACCCCCGACGAAGTCGCCCGTGCCGCCGAGATGGCCGGGGCGACCGAATTCATCGAACGCCTGCCGCGCGGCTTCGAGACCGTTCTCGAGGAGAATGCGGAGAACCTGTCCGGCGGCCAGAAGCAGCGACTGGCGATCGCCCGTGCGCTGGTGGCCGATCCGCGGATCCTCATCTTCGACGAGGCCACCAGTGCCCTCGATCCGGAGAGCGAGGCGCTGGTTCGCGACAATCTTCGCCGGATCTCGAGCGGCCGGACCGTCGTGATCGTGTCGCACCGGCTGTCGACGCTGGTCGACGCGAACGCGATCCTGGTGATCGATCGCGGGCGGGTCGCCGACCTGGGCCGGCACGATCAGCTGCTGTCGCGGAATCCTGTCTATCGCCAGCTCTGGACGCAGCAGACGAGGCATGCGGCATGA
- a CDS encoding MraY family glycosyltransferase, whose amino-acid sequence MNMPPLAMYLLNAFLIVVVVIPLLQRNAARLGLVDLPKGRKMHDGAIPLTGGIAMFAAFLVPAMNLQLVLGAGWELIAGLGLLVALGVADDAFDINPWMKLCGQAAAAAIMVVPHSNFLQLGQLVGSEAVTPTLFALPLTIFFIVGIINAFNMIDGLDGLAGGAAATALAWIVFAAWLSGAPNAAAEPMLILFAVLGFLIFNLRHRWRSRASVFMGDAGSMMLGGAIAFFAIRLALPVAEAQPSPAVAPLPAVLWFFALPAFDTLLLIARRLADGKNPLVGDRRHLHHLLLEAGLPPERATAGVIAANGFLGGVGFAGWQLGLPGEALAAALIVPLMLHGYFVCRGWRHLQRLLLPEAAPVVMAQFGGDTYPAVQDRAA is encoded by the coding sequence ATGAACATGCCGCCGCTAGCGATGTATCTGCTCAATGCCTTCCTGATCGTCGTCGTTGTCATCCCCCTGCTGCAGCGAAATGCTGCACGCCTTGGGCTCGTCGACCTCCCGAAGGGTCGCAAGATGCACGACGGCGCGATCCCCCTCACGGGCGGGATCGCGATGTTCGCTGCGTTTCTCGTGCCTGCAATGAACCTGCAACTCGTGCTCGGTGCGGGTTGGGAGCTCATCGCGGGGCTGGGTCTGCTGGTTGCGCTCGGGGTCGCCGACGATGCGTTCGACATCAATCCCTGGATGAAGCTCTGCGGCCAAGCAGCTGCCGCGGCGATCATGGTGGTGCCTCATTCGAACTTCCTGCAGCTGGGTCAACTGGTCGGCTCTGAAGCCGTAACTCCGACGCTTTTCGCGCTGCCACTGACGATCTTCTTCATCGTCGGCATCATCAACGCGTTCAACATGATCGACGGACTGGACGGGCTGGCGGGCGGTGCGGCGGCGACTGCGCTGGCGTGGATCGTGTTCGCAGCCTGGCTGTCGGGCGCGCCCAACGCCGCGGCGGAGCCCATGCTGATCCTCTTCGCCGTCCTCGGCTTCCTGATTTTCAACCTGCGCCACCGCTGGCGCTCGCGAGCCTCGGTCTTCATGGGCGATGCCGGCAGCATGATGCTCGGCGGCGCGATCGCCTTCTTCGCGATCCGCCTGGCGCTGCCGGTCGCGGAAGCGCAGCCGTCGCCGGCGGTGGCCCCGCTGCCGGCCGTCCTCTGGTTCTTCGCCCTGCCGGCCTTCGACACCCTGCTCCTGATCGCGCGGCGCCTAGCGGACGGCAAGAATCCGCTGGTCGGTGACCGACGGCATCTTCATCACCTCCTGCTCGAGGCCGGTCTCCCGCCGGAGCGGGCGACGGCCGGCGTAATTGCGGCGAACGGGTTCCTCGGCGGCGTGGGTTTCGCCGGGTGGCAGTTGGGCCTGCCGGGAGAAGCCTTGGCCGCGGCCCTGATCGTACCGCTGATGCTGCACGGCTACTTCGTCTGCCGAGGCTGGAGACACCTGCAGCGGCTGCTGCTGCCCGAGGCCGCACCGGTGGTCATGGCGCAGTTCGGGGGGGATACGTATCCCGCGGTGCAGGACCGAGCCGCATGA
- a CDS encoding glycosyltransferase family A protein, with product MNSTRLSVVIPAFNAARFVAMAIESVLDQHYPGEHEIIVVNDGSTDGTGEIVERYGGRVRHIRQSNQGPATARNTGVIAARHPLVLLLDADDIALPGRLERQAAFMGNRPEIDICFGNWIVEGEEDDYLARFGLSAPIDEFVEVEDPLSRLLARGSFVPTSTVAIRRRTYLESGMQPKGAFYAEDYALWCEVAGRGGRFACCGAPLAWYRTASDTRLTRSGHTYSGLVEVLGKALVKHGHRLDPESHRAALTRFHRASEILLRHDWWTGGRKRVRHRMASLDPPLPAAMRRRWTLVSLVPAVIPRIARQLLRGTPPTAGHGRIALRRSV from the coding sequence ATGAACAGCACACGCCTGTCGGTGGTCATCCCGGCGTTCAATGCGGCACGCTTCGTCGCCATGGCGATCGAATCCGTCCTCGACCAGCACTATCCGGGAGAGCACGAGATCATCGTCGTCAACGACGGCTCGACGGACGGTACCGGCGAGATCGTCGAACGGTACGGCGGACGCGTCCGTCACATACGCCAGTCGAACCAGGGTCCCGCGACGGCCCGCAATACGGGCGTGATCGCCGCCCGCCATCCGCTCGTCCTGCTGCTGGATGCCGACGACATCGCCCTTCCCGGTCGCCTCGAACGTCAGGCCGCGTTCATGGGGAACCGGCCCGAGATCGACATCTGCTTCGGCAACTGGATCGTCGAGGGGGAAGAAGACGATTATCTCGCACGCTTCGGCCTGAGCGCTCCGATCGACGAGTTCGTCGAAGTCGAGGATCCGCTTTCGCGCCTTCTGGCCCGAGGAAGCTTCGTGCCCACCTCCACCGTGGCGATCCGACGAAGGACCTATCTCGAAAGCGGCATGCAGCCGAAAGGCGCCTTCTACGCCGAAGACTACGCCCTCTGGTGCGAGGTCGCCGGCAGGGGCGGCCGCTTCGCCTGCTGCGGCGCCCCGCTCGCCTGGTACCGGACCGCCTCGGACACGCGGCTCACGCGGTCTGGCCACACCTATTCCGGCTTGGTCGAGGTCCTGGGCAAGGCGCTGGTGAAACATGGGCACCGGCTCGATCCCGAATCGCATCGGGCAGCCTTGACCCGCTTCCACCGTGCGTCGGAGATCTTGCTGCGCCACGACTGGTGGACCGGAGGGCGGAAGCGCGTCCGACATCGCATGGCCAGCCTGGATCCGCCCCTGCCTGCCGCCATGCGGCGACGGTGGACTCTCGTTTCACTCGTCCCGGCCGTCATTCCGCGGATCGCCCGGCAGCTTCTGCGCGGCACGCCGCCGACGGCCGGACATGGCCGGATCGCGCTTCGGCGATCCGTGTAG
- a CDS encoding HlyD family type I secretion periplasmic adaptor subunit produces MTGDQAPQTRALVIRSQSAPASATRSFIAAFQPDAMELEASEPPRVARVTLYLVAALIVGAVTWATVSQVDEVVVAPGRLITTRPSIVVQPLETSVIRSIDVTVGEVVRAGQTLARLDATFAQSDADQLRARHATYDAQVRRLTAELNDRDAPGLAERGEEGSLQARLLLQRRAYLASQLAHYARLMDMGKAEVAKTRAEERALVKRSANLGEIVTMHATLVERQTGSRLRYLLAQDTRLNVEADLVKVRGAKVAAEQSVAKAQAEQEAFIQDFRRAAMEELVEAERQRAAAAEELKKMERRRDLVVLTAPSDAVVLELADRSVGSVVREAEPLLSLTPLDVPLEGEISIDARDIGRIHAGQSVRIKFDAYPFQKHGTASGSLRTISEDAFARDRPDSPLQAERPSSFYRARVSLDAVDLKQLPAPIRLIPGMNVTAEIMSGRRSVASYFLYPLIRGFDESIREP; encoded by the coding sequence ATGACCGGCGACCAGGCCCCGCAGACGCGCGCCCTCGTGATCAGGAGCCAGTCGGCGCCCGCATCGGCTACACGCTCCTTCATTGCGGCGTTCCAGCCCGATGCGATGGAACTGGAGGCGAGCGAGCCGCCCCGGGTCGCGCGGGTGACGCTGTACCTGGTCGCGGCGCTGATCGTCGGCGCGGTGACGTGGGCGACGGTCTCCCAGGTCGACGAGGTGGTCGTGGCGCCAGGCCGGCTGATAACGACGCGGCCGTCCATCGTTGTGCAGCCCCTGGAAACCTCGGTGATCCGGTCGATCGACGTCACGGTGGGCGAAGTGGTCCGGGCCGGGCAGACGCTGGCGCGGCTGGACGCGACCTTTGCCCAATCCGATGCCGATCAGCTCCGTGCCCGCCACGCCACCTACGATGCCCAGGTCAGACGGCTGACCGCCGAACTCAACGACCGCGACGCGCCGGGCCTCGCGGAACGCGGCGAGGAAGGATCGCTGCAGGCGCGCCTGCTGCTGCAGCGCCGCGCCTATCTGGCGTCGCAGCTCGCGCACTATGCCCGCCTGATGGACATGGGCAAGGCGGAGGTGGCGAAGACACGCGCCGAGGAGCGGGCGCTGGTCAAGCGTTCGGCAAACCTCGGCGAGATCGTGACGATGCATGCGACCCTGGTGGAACGTCAGACGGGGTCGCGGCTGCGATACCTGCTCGCCCAGGACACGCGGCTGAACGTCGAGGCCGACCTCGTCAAGGTGCGTGGCGCGAAGGTCGCGGCCGAGCAGAGCGTAGCCAAGGCGCAGGCGGAACAGGAAGCGTTCATCCAGGACTTCCGACGCGCCGCGATGGAGGAACTGGTCGAGGCCGAGCGGCAGCGGGCCGCTGCGGCCGAAGAACTGAAGAAGATGGAGAGACGGCGGGATCTCGTCGTGCTCACCGCGCCGTCCGATGCGGTCGTGCTGGAATTGGCGGATCGGTCCGTCGGATCGGTGGTGCGCGAGGCGGAACCGCTGCTCTCACTCACACCGCTCGACGTTCCGCTCGAGGGCGAGATCTCGATCGACGCGCGCGATATCGGCCGCATCCACGCGGGGCAGTCGGTCAGGATCAAGTTCGACGCCTACCCGTTTCAGAAGCACGGCACGGCGTCCGGCTCGCTGCGGACGATCAGCGAGGACGCATTCGCGCGCGACCGGCCGGATAGCCCATTGCAGGCCGAACGGCCGTCGAGCTTCTATCGCGCGCGTGTCAGCCTGGACGCGGTCGACCTGAAGCAGCTCCCGGCGCCGATCCGCCTGATCCCCGGGATGAACGTGACGGCCGAGATCATGTCGGGGCGGCGCAGCGTCGCCTCTTACTTCCTCTATCCCCTGATCCGTGGCTTCGACGAGAGCATTCGCGAGCCGTGA
- a CDS encoding lipopolysaccharide biosynthesis protein, whose protein sequence is MLLSALDRYAVMALSLTTTAVAARLLAPADIGTFVVGGALFVIADGLRDFGVGVYLIQERDLTPIKVRAAFTVTFVSSCVLACLFYVTAPTIAAFYDEARLVNVVYIAAAGLLIVPFGGTLVVLMRRDMAFGRVALVNVAGAASNLVAVSLLAVLGFGYLSLVWGMLAASVVSSLAACLLRPSFWAFRPAFTNWAAILRFGGYSSATTLINTAYQLLPQMALGRILGFDAVAFFSRAAMLCQLPERGVVSAIQPVVLPALSTRARAGADMRKPYLHGIALMTVAHWPFLGGLAVMAEPAVRILLGDQWLAAVPLVQILSIAYLALAPAFLTYPLLVSLGRVRDTLCLTLVSVPLSMVVVIGSAQFGLTAMSASFLVLAPLQMYLAFRFIRRQVPFSWPDLARAIWRSAVVTLGSTCACAFGVALAGDAAHRPALTLLVGSIAAAAGWAGSLVIVRHPMREEIGVVWSAARALRFATGRAPASRLRVEPAP, encoded by the coding sequence ATGCTGCTGTCTGCCCTGGATCGCTACGCGGTCATGGCACTCAGCCTGACGACGACGGCCGTCGCCGCTCGGCTCCTCGCGCCCGCGGACATCGGAACGTTCGTCGTCGGCGGTGCGCTGTTCGTGATCGCCGACGGGCTGCGCGATTTCGGCGTCGGCGTCTATCTGATCCAGGAACGTGATCTGACGCCGATCAAGGTGCGTGCGGCGTTCACCGTGACCTTCGTCTCGTCCTGCGTCCTCGCCTGCCTCTTCTATGTCACCGCACCGACAATCGCGGCATTTTACGACGAGGCGAGACTGGTCAACGTGGTCTACATCGCCGCCGCGGGCCTTCTGATCGTGCCGTTCGGCGGCACGCTCGTCGTGCTGATGCGGCGCGACATGGCATTCGGCCGCGTCGCCCTGGTCAACGTGGCCGGTGCCGCATCCAATCTCGTGGCGGTCTCCCTCCTCGCGGTGCTCGGCTTCGGGTATCTCAGCCTCGTATGGGGCATGCTGGCCGCCAGCGTCGTCAGTTCGCTCGCCGCCTGTCTCCTGCGCCCGAGTTTCTGGGCGTTCCGACCGGCCTTTACCAACTGGGCGGCGATTCTGCGCTTCGGTGGCTATTCGAGCGCCACGACCCTGATCAACACCGCCTACCAACTCCTGCCGCAGATGGCGCTGGGACGCATTCTGGGCTTCGACGCCGTCGCCTTCTTCAGCCGGGCCGCGATGCTCTGTCAGCTTCCCGAGCGCGGCGTCGTCTCCGCCATACAGCCGGTCGTCCTGCCCGCCCTATCGACGCGCGCGCGCGCCGGCGCCGACATGCGGAAGCCGTATCTGCATGGCATCGCTCTGATGACGGTGGCGCACTGGCCGTTCCTGGGCGGACTGGCCGTCATGGCCGAGCCCGCCGTCCGCATACTGCTCGGCGACCAATGGCTGGCGGCGGTTCCGCTGGTGCAGATCCTGTCGATCGCCTATCTGGCGCTCGCGCCGGCGTTCCTAACGTATCCGCTGCTCGTATCGCTCGGCCGCGTTCGCGACACGCTCTGCCTCACCCTCGTCAGCGTACCGCTGTCGATGGTCGTCGTCATCGGCTCCGCCCAGTTCGGCCTGACCGCCATGTCCGCCAGCTTCCTCGTTCTGGCGCCGCTGCAGATGTACCTGGCCTTCCGGTTCATCAGACGCCAGGTGCCGTTCTCGTGGCCCGACCTCGCCCGCGCGATATGGCGCAGCGCGGTCGTGACCCTGGGCTCGACGTGCGCGTGCGCCTTCGGGGTGGCACTCGCAGGCGATGCGGCGCATCGTCCCGCGCTGACGCTCCTCGTCGGCAGCATCGCGGCCGCAGCCGGATGGGCGGGCTCCCTGGTGATCGTCCGCCATCCGATGCGAGAGGAGATCGGCGTCGTGTGGTCCGCCGCACGGGCGCTGCGCTTCGCAACAGGACGTGCCCCCGCATCCCGACTTCGAGTGGAGCCGGCGCCATGA
- a CDS encoding glycosyltransferase family 4 protein: MDPTTDAQRLEGIRAIERNFASFRTLTATAQRHFATGRFGAAAAYVEMAALFALSNHCGLFASADLENLALRIGRATVPGQDEPRRTGASPARILHVATAVTSIGGLSRMIWRWIRQDATRSHSVALTRQRHPVPAELQQAVDASGGRIHRVNATIGSVIAWARRLRDLAADADMVVLHVGNRDVVPVLAFADPVGRPKTIYIDHADHLFWLGVGIADIVAGLRGSGALLARRRRGIEPDRQALLPIILAPPARTTGRAEAKRRLGLDPSATMLLSVARAVKFRTIGGTNYAEAHLPFLRQRPDASLVIVGAGPRPDWADAIEAAGGRIVLHGERSETALFYQAADIYVDSFPFVSTTSLLEAGSYETPLVTRFPYGEASGILGADMPGLAGTLIQTRSIEDYTAALLRLAEDPALRHDLGAATRAGIIRQHTGAGWQAEVERLYAQALAPRDPPRCTAADRPAYGEPDILMHLVHDHPIPEDALVLSQLSLMPPDLRLRLWLRLLGLGGGTANRMRDAVRCWLPEWLLVHLR; encoded by the coding sequence ATGGATCCGACGACCGACGCCCAGCGGCTCGAGGGGATACGCGCGATCGAACGCAACTTCGCATCGTTTCGCACCTTGACCGCCACCGCGCAACGGCACTTCGCCACGGGCCGGTTCGGCGCGGCCGCCGCCTATGTCGAGATGGCTGCGCTGTTCGCGCTGAGCAACCATTGCGGGCTCTTCGCCAGCGCCGACCTGGAGAATCTCGCGCTGCGGATCGGCCGCGCCACGGTGCCTGGACAGGACGAGCCACGCCGCACGGGTGCCTCACCGGCTCGGATTCTGCACGTCGCCACGGCCGTGACGTCGATCGGCGGACTGTCCCGAATGATCTGGCGATGGATCCGCCAGGACGCCACACGCTCCCACTCCGTCGCGCTCACCCGCCAGCGGCACCCCGTTCCCGCGGAGTTGCAGCAGGCGGTCGACGCCAGCGGCGGTCGGATACACCGCGTCAATGCGACCATCGGCAGCGTGATTGCGTGGGCGCGGCGGCTACGCGACCTAGCGGCCGACGCGGACATGGTCGTGCTGCACGTCGGCAACCGGGACGTCGTTCCCGTGCTCGCCTTCGCCGATCCGGTCGGACGCCCGAAGACCATCTACATCGATCATGCCGACCACCTCTTCTGGCTCGGCGTCGGAATTGCAGACATCGTCGCCGGTCTCCGCGGATCAGGCGCGCTTCTCGCCCGCCGGCGCCGCGGGATCGAGCCGGACCGGCAGGCACTGCTGCCCATCATCCTCGCGCCGCCGGCGCGGACGACCGGCCGCGCCGAGGCCAAGCGCCGGCTCGGCCTCGATCCGAGTGCCACGATGCTGCTGTCCGTGGCGCGGGCGGTGAAGTTCAGGACCATCGGCGGCACCAACTACGCCGAAGCGCATCTGCCGTTCCTGCGGCAGCGGCCCGACGCCTCGCTCGTGATCGTCGGCGCGGGACCGCGGCCCGACTGGGCCGACGCGATCGAAGCCGCCGGCGGCCGCATCGTCCTGCACGGCGAGCGGTCAGAGACGGCGCTGTTCTATCAGGCGGCCGACATCTATGTGGACTCCTTCCCCTTCGTGTCCACCACGTCGCTTCTGGAAGCCGGGAGCTACGAGACGCCCCTGGTCACCCGCTTCCCATATGGCGAGGCGAGCGGCATCCTCGGCGCCGACATGCCCGGCCTCGCAGGCACACTGATCCAGACGCGCAGCATCGAGGACTATACGGCGGCACTCCTGCGACTGGCCGAGGACCCCGCGCTGCGGCACGACCTCGGCGCGGCGACCCGCGCCGGCATCATTCGCCAGCACACCGGAGCGGGCTGGCAGGCCGAGGTCGAGCGGCTTTACGCCCAGGCCCTCGCACCGCGCGATCCGCCGCGCTGCACCGCCGCCGATCGCCCGGCTTACGGCGAACCCGACATCCTGATGCATCTCGTGCACGATCATCCGATCCCGGAGGATGCGCTGGTGCTGTCGCAGCTCTCTCTCATGCCGCCGGACCTGCGGCTGCGGCTTTGGCTGCGATTGCTCGGTCTGGGTGGGGGAACGGCCAATCGCATGCGCGATGCCGTGCGCTGCTGGCTCCCCGAGTGGCTTCTCGTCCACCTCAGATAG